The following proteins come from a genomic window of Asterias amurensis chromosome 15, ASM3211899v1:
- the LOC139947865 gene encoding uncharacterized protein: MPNRREVKKRRRFPTEKVQDNPLAKHRKEHFNHMAASAFMAAVKANIDDISATKNTCNDPLMRKSKGWENVRAAVNLYSSSPRTAKELQKKWCDLKCRAKRRVLWLRKNSHVANISDAHRLNKTDEQVCQLLAKFDKDYDVDYEESSDEESSDDEPLMNFSSEDLEQGSVERDDLNESHPHPVRIALNLKKEASDHDEHEDGDYGSFSSLDNQEMMSEARGGSQVEVGDGSQIEARGGSQIEARGEPGSEARGEPRSGAKGGPCIGAEGGPRNGVGVEPRSESYRKPRAGRRDDPSWKPNMPNRREVKKRRRFPTAKVQDNPLAKQRKEHFNHMAASAFMAAVKANIDDISATMNTCSNPLMRKSTAWENVRATVNLYSSSPRTAKELQKKWCDLKSRAKRKVLWIRKNNHVANISDGYRLTKTDEQVCQLLAKFDKDYDVDHEESSDDEPLMNFSSEDLEQGSSERDDLNKSHPHPVRIALNLKKEAPDHDEYEDVDYGRFSSWDNQEMMSEARGGFQDEARGEPGSGAMGEPRSGAKDRPRIGAKGGPRNGAGVEPRSESYRKPRAGRRDDSSWKKNMFSPARNHLFHGAIHHDVLRTWQSGNVHIDASSLIYPLFITDNPNDVEPIDSLPGQSRYGVNQLNKVLEPLVKKGLRSVLLFGVPSHLPKDGNGSHADHDTTPVILAIRKIRDSFPSLLVCCDVCLCAYTDHGHCGLLNEDGTIDNIPSILRLAEVAVAYAKAGCQVVAPSDMMDGRIGAIKTALVNNGLEGKVSVMSYSAKFASSFYGPFRSAAKSAPSFGDRKCYQLPAGAKGLASRAVERDVEEGADILMVKPGMPYLDIVKQTKDKFPDYPLAVYHVSGEYAMLYHASQAGALDLKAAVMESLTAMRRAGADIIITYFVPSLLDWLKK, from the exons ATGCCAAACCGGAGGGAAGTAAAGAAGAGGCGACGGTTCCCGACAGAAAAAGTGCAAGACAACCCTTTGGCAAAACACAGGAAGGAACATTTCAACCACATGGCCGCGTCTGCATTTATGGCAGCAGTTAAGGCCAACATTGACGATATTTCCGCCACCAAGAATACCTGCAATGATCCGTTGATGAGGAAGAGCAAAGGCTGGGAAAATGTTCGGGCCGCGGTGAATTTATATTCCTCTTCCCCACGAACCGCCAAGGAGCTACAAAAGAAATGGTGCGACCTGAAGTGTAGAGCCAAACGGAGAGTATTGTGGTTGAGGAAAAACAGCCATGTGGCCAACATCTCGGATGCACACAGACTGAACAAAACTGACGAGCAAGTCTGTCAACTGCTCGCTAAGTTCGATAAAGATTACGACGTTGACTATGAGGAGTCATCAGATGAGGAGTCATCAGATGATGAGCCATTGATGAATTTTTCCTCTGAAGATTTAGAGCAAGGCTCTGTGGAGAGAGATGACTTAAATGAATCCCATCCTCATCCAGTTAGAATAGCTCTTAACTTGAAGAAGGAGGCATCGGATCATGATGAACATGAAGACGGGGACTATGGGAGCTTCTCATCTTTGGACAATCAAGAGATGATGAGTGAAGCCAGGGGTGGTTCCCAGGTTGAAGTTGGGGATGGTTCCCAGATTGAAGCCAGGGGTGGTTCCCAGATTGAAGCCAGGGGTGAGCCTGGTAGTGAAGCTAGGGGAGAACCACGGAGTGGGGCAAAGGGAGGGCCTTGCATTGGAGCCGAGGGAGGGCCTCGGAACGGAGTGGGGGTCGAGCCCCGGAGTGAGTCTTACAGGAAACCCAGGGCTGGAAGGAGAGACGATCCAAGCTGGAAG CCAAATATGCCAAACCGGAGGGAAGTAAAGAAAAGGCGACGGTTCCCGACAGCAAAAGTGCAAGACAATCCTTTGGCAAAACAAAGGAAGGAACATTTCAACCACATGGCCGCGTCTGCATTTATGGCAGCAGTTAAGGCCAACATTGACGATATTTCCGCCACCATGAATACCTGCAGTAATCCATTGATGAGGAAGAGCACAGCATGGGAAAATGTTCGGGCAACAGTGAATTTATATTCCTCTTCCCCACGAACCGCCAAGGAGCTACAAAAGAAATGGTGCGACCTGAAGAGTAGAGCCAAACGGAAAGTATTGTGGATAAGGAAAAACAACCATGTGGCCAACATCTCGGATGGATACAGACTGACCAAAACTGACGAGCAAGTCTGTCAACTGCTCGCTAAGTTCGATAAAGATTATGACGTGGATCATGAGGAGTCATCAGATGATGAGCCATTGATGAATTTTTCTTCTGAAGATTTAGAGCAAGGCTCTTCGGAGAGAGATGACTTAAATAAATCCCATCCTCATCCAGTTAGAATAGCTCTTAACTTGAAGAAGGAGGCACCGGATCATGATGAATATGAAGACGTGGACTATGGGAGGTTCTCATCTTGGGACAATCAAGAGATGATGAGTGAAGCCAGGGGTGGTTTCCAGGATGAAGCAAGGGGTGAGCCCGGGAGTGGAGCTATGGGAGAACCACGGAGTGGGGCCAAGGATAGGCCTCGGATTGGAGCCAAGGGAGGGCCTCGGAACGGAGCGGGGGTCGAGCCCCGGAGTGAGTCTTATAGGAAACCCAGGGCTGGAAGGAGAGACGATTCAAGCTGGAAG aaGAATATGTTTTCCCCGGCTCGAAATCACCTTTTTCACGGCGCAATCCATCATGATGTGCTACGTACATGGCAATCTGGCAACGTACACATTGACGCCTCTAGTCTTATCTATCCCTTGTTTATCAC GGATAATCCAAATGATGTTGAGCCAATAGACAGTCTGCCTGGCCAATCTCGCTATGGAGTGAATCAACTGAATAAAGTCCTTGAGCCACTGGTCAAGAAAGGACTGAGGTCAGTTTTGCTGTTTGGAGTCCCGAGTCATCTACCAAAG GATGGCAATGGTTCCCATGCCGACCATGATACAACACCAGTCATTTTAGCCATCCGAAAGATCCGAGATAGCTTCCCAAGCCTCTTGGTGTGTTGTGATGTCTGCCTGTGTGCATACACCGATCATGGACATTGTG gaTTACTTAATGAAGATGGAACTATCGACAATATTCCAAGTATACTCCGATTAGCTGAAGTGGCTGTAGCGTATGCTAAAGCAG GATGTCAAGTTGTGGCGCCTTCAGATATGATGGACGGCCGGATTGGTGCCATCAAGACTGCATTGGTTAATAATGGTCTTGAAGGCAAG GTCTCTGTCATGAGTTACAGTGCGAAGTTTGCGTCCAGTTTCTACGGGCCGTTCAGGAGTGCCGCAAAGTCTGCACCTTCCTTCGGAGACCGCAAGTGTTACCAGTTACCTGCTGGTGCCAAGGGACTTGCTAGTAGAGCTGTG GAACGAGATGTGGAAGAAGGAGCTGATATCTTGATGGTCAAGCCAGGGATGCCGTATCTAGACATTGTGAAGCAGACAAAAGATAAG TTTCCAGACTATCCATTGGCTGTGTATCATGTATCAGGGGAGTACGCAATGCTGTATCATGCTAGCCAAGCTGGGGCTCTGGATCTTAAAGCGGCTGTCATGGAATCACTTACTGCAATGAGAAGAGCTG